A single Xiphias gladius isolate SHS-SW01 ecotype Sanya breed wild chromosome 18, ASM1685928v1, whole genome shotgun sequence DNA region contains:
- the LOC120804184 gene encoding probable G-protein coupled receptor 173 isoform X2: MANQSFAIDGPGSLLAVLASQSGLARGGSSSSNMSAYFKLVFLGLIICVSLVGNLLVSLLVLRDRTLHKAPYFFLLDLCLADAVRSAACFPFVLVSVHNSSAWTYSALSCKVVAFMAVLFCFHAAFMLFCVAVTRYLAIAHHRFYAKRMTIWTCAAIICMVWTLAVAMAFPPVFDVGTYKFIRDEDQCIFEHRYLKTNDTLGFMLMLAVVVLATHGFYAKLLLFEYRHRKMKPVQLVPAISQNWTFHGPGATGQAAANWIAGFGRGPMPPTLLGIRQNLHNQHRRLLGMEEVRSERRLGRMFYTITLLFLVLWAPYIVACFWRVFVKSCSIPHRYLSITVWMSFAQAGVNPIFCLLLNEDLRKVLRAHLPTYWRTKQHLPQDEAYCIM; the protein is encoded by the exons ATGGCTAACCAGAGCTTTGCCATCGATGGCCCTGGCAGTTTGCTGGCTGTGCTGGCCTCACAGAGCGGACTGGCAAGAGGcggcagcagtagcagca ATATGTCTGCCTACTTTAAGCTGGTCTTCTTGGGTTTGATCATCTGTGTCAGCCTTGTAGGCAACCTCTTGGTCTCCCTGCTGGTCCTACGAGACAGGACACTTCACAAGGCTCCCTACTTCTTTCTCCTGGACTTGTGCCTGGCCGATGCAGTTCGCTCAGCTGCCTGCTTCCCCTTTGTGCTGGTCTCCGTCCACAACAGCTCGGCCTGGACTTACAGTGCCTTGAGCTGTAAAGTCGTGGCTTTTATGGCcgtgctgttttgttttcacgCTGCCTTCATGCTGTTTTGTGTGGCTGTCACCCGCTACCTTGCCATCGCCCACCACCGATTCTACGCCAAACGCATGACCATCTGGACCTGCGCCGCCATCATTTGCATGGTGTGGACTCTGGCTGTTGCCATGGCGTTCCCACCTGTCTTTGATGTGGGGACGTACAAGTTCATCCGTGATGAGGATCAGTGTATTTTTGAACACCGCTACCTGAAGACCAACGACACCCTGGGCTTCATGCTCATGCTGGCTGTGGTGGTCCTTGCCACCCACGGTTTCTATgccaagctgctgctgtttgagtaCAGGCACCGCAAGATGAAACCTGTCCAGCTAGTGCCAGCTATCAGCCAGAACTGGACCTTCCATGGTCCTGGGGCCACGGGTCAAGCTGCGGCTAACTGGATTGCAGGGTTCGGTCGTGGTCCCATGCCGCCCACTCTGTTGGGCATCAGGCAAAATTTACACAATCAACACCGGCGGCTGCTCGGGATGGAAGAGGTGAGGTCAGAAAGGAGGCTGGGCAGGATGTTCTACACCATCACCCTGCTCTTCCTGGTCCTCTGGGCTCCCTACATCGTGGCGTGCTTCTGGAGGGTGTTCGTCAAGTCCTGCAGCATCCCTCACAGGTACCTCTCCATCACAGTGTGGATGAGCTTCGCCCAGGCTGGAGTCAACCCCATCTTCTGTCTCCTGCTCAATGAGGACCTGAGAAAAGTGCTGAGAGCTCACCTGCCTACCTACTGGAGGACTAAACAACACCTGCCCCAGGATGAGGCCTACTGCATTATGTGA
- the LOC120804184 gene encoding probable G-protein coupled receptor 173 isoform X1 produces MANQSFAIDGPGSLLAVLASQSGLARGGSSSSSSSDGSSNSGGVSATDMSAYFKLVFLGLIICVSLVGNLLVSLLVLRDRTLHKAPYFFLLDLCLADAVRSAACFPFVLVSVHNSSAWTYSALSCKVVAFMAVLFCFHAAFMLFCVAVTRYLAIAHHRFYAKRMTIWTCAAIICMVWTLAVAMAFPPVFDVGTYKFIRDEDQCIFEHRYLKTNDTLGFMLMLAVVVLATHGFYAKLLLFEYRHRKMKPVQLVPAISQNWTFHGPGATGQAAANWIAGFGRGPMPPTLLGIRQNLHNQHRRLLGMEEVRSERRLGRMFYTITLLFLVLWAPYIVACFWRVFVKSCSIPHRYLSITVWMSFAQAGVNPIFCLLLNEDLRKVLRAHLPTYWRTKQHLPQDEAYCIM; encoded by the coding sequence ATGGCTAACCAGAGCTTTGCCATCGATGGCCCTGGCAGTTTGCTGGCTGTGCTGGCCTCACAGAGCGGACTGGCAAGAGGcggcagcagtagcagcagcagcagtgacggcagcagcaacagtggAGGTGTCTCTGCCACAGATATGTCTGCCTACTTTAAGCTGGTCTTCTTGGGTTTGATCATCTGTGTCAGCCTTGTAGGCAACCTCTTGGTCTCCCTGCTGGTCCTACGAGACAGGACACTTCACAAGGCTCCCTACTTCTTTCTCCTGGACTTGTGCCTGGCCGATGCAGTTCGCTCAGCTGCCTGCTTCCCCTTTGTGCTGGTCTCCGTCCACAACAGCTCGGCCTGGACTTACAGTGCCTTGAGCTGTAAAGTCGTGGCTTTTATGGCcgtgctgttttgttttcacgCTGCCTTCATGCTGTTTTGTGTGGCTGTCACCCGCTACCTTGCCATCGCCCACCACCGATTCTACGCCAAACGCATGACCATCTGGACCTGCGCCGCCATCATTTGCATGGTGTGGACTCTGGCTGTTGCCATGGCGTTCCCACCTGTCTTTGATGTGGGGACGTACAAGTTCATCCGTGATGAGGATCAGTGTATTTTTGAACACCGCTACCTGAAGACCAACGACACCCTGGGCTTCATGCTCATGCTGGCTGTGGTGGTCCTTGCCACCCACGGTTTCTATgccaagctgctgctgtttgagtaCAGGCACCGCAAGATGAAACCTGTCCAGCTAGTGCCAGCTATCAGCCAGAACTGGACCTTCCATGGTCCTGGGGCCACGGGTCAAGCTGCGGCTAACTGGATTGCAGGGTTCGGTCGTGGTCCCATGCCGCCCACTCTGTTGGGCATCAGGCAAAATTTACACAATCAACACCGGCGGCTGCTCGGGATGGAAGAGGTGAGGTCAGAAAGGAGGCTGGGCAGGATGTTCTACACCATCACCCTGCTCTTCCTGGTCCTCTGGGCTCCCTACATCGTGGCGTGCTTCTGGAGGGTGTTCGTCAAGTCCTGCAGCATCCCTCACAGGTACCTCTCCATCACAGTGTGGATGAGCTTCGCCCAGGCTGGAGTCAACCCCATCTTCTGTCTCCTGCTCAATGAGGACCTGAGAAAAGTGCTGAGAGCTCACCTGCCTACCTACTGGAGGACTAAACAACACCTGCCCCAGGATGAGGCCTACTGCATTATGTGA
- the LOC120804184 gene encoding probable G-protein coupled receptor 173 isoform X3 produces MANQSFAIDGPGSLLAVLASQSGLARGGSSSNMSAYFKLVFLGLIICVSLVGNLLVSLLVLRDRTLHKAPYFFLLDLCLADAVRSAACFPFVLVSVHNSSAWTYSALSCKVVAFMAVLFCFHAAFMLFCVAVTRYLAIAHHRFYAKRMTIWTCAAIICMVWTLAVAMAFPPVFDVGTYKFIRDEDQCIFEHRYLKTNDTLGFMLMLAVVVLATHGFYAKLLLFEYRHRKMKPVQLVPAISQNWTFHGPGATGQAAANWIAGFGRGPMPPTLLGIRQNLHNQHRRLLGMEEVRSERRLGRMFYTITLLFLVLWAPYIVACFWRVFVKSCSIPHRYLSITVWMSFAQAGVNPIFCLLLNEDLRKVLRAHLPTYWRTKQHLPQDEAYCIM; encoded by the exons ATGGCTAACCAGAGCTTTGCCATCGATGGCCCTGGCAGTTTGCTGGCTGTGCTGGCCTCACAGAGCGGACTGGCAAGAGGcggcagcagtagca ATATGTCTGCCTACTTTAAGCTGGTCTTCTTGGGTTTGATCATCTGTGTCAGCCTTGTAGGCAACCTCTTGGTCTCCCTGCTGGTCCTACGAGACAGGACACTTCACAAGGCTCCCTACTTCTTTCTCCTGGACTTGTGCCTGGCCGATGCAGTTCGCTCAGCTGCCTGCTTCCCCTTTGTGCTGGTCTCCGTCCACAACAGCTCGGCCTGGACTTACAGTGCCTTGAGCTGTAAAGTCGTGGCTTTTATGGCcgtgctgttttgttttcacgCTGCCTTCATGCTGTTTTGTGTGGCTGTCACCCGCTACCTTGCCATCGCCCACCACCGATTCTACGCCAAACGCATGACCATCTGGACCTGCGCCGCCATCATTTGCATGGTGTGGACTCTGGCTGTTGCCATGGCGTTCCCACCTGTCTTTGATGTGGGGACGTACAAGTTCATCCGTGATGAGGATCAGTGTATTTTTGAACACCGCTACCTGAAGACCAACGACACCCTGGGCTTCATGCTCATGCTGGCTGTGGTGGTCCTTGCCACCCACGGTTTCTATgccaagctgctgctgtttgagtaCAGGCACCGCAAGATGAAACCTGTCCAGCTAGTGCCAGCTATCAGCCAGAACTGGACCTTCCATGGTCCTGGGGCCACGGGTCAAGCTGCGGCTAACTGGATTGCAGGGTTCGGTCGTGGTCCCATGCCGCCCACTCTGTTGGGCATCAGGCAAAATTTACACAATCAACACCGGCGGCTGCTCGGGATGGAAGAGGTGAGGTCAGAAAGGAGGCTGGGCAGGATGTTCTACACCATCACCCTGCTCTTCCTGGTCCTCTGGGCTCCCTACATCGTGGCGTGCTTCTGGAGGGTGTTCGTCAAGTCCTGCAGCATCCCTCACAGGTACCTCTCCATCACAGTGTGGATGAGCTTCGCCCAGGCTGGAGTCAACCCCATCTTCTGTCTCCTGCTCAATGAGGACCTGAGAAAAGTGCTGAGAGCTCACCTGCCTACCTACTGGAGGACTAAACAACACCTGCCCCAGGATGAGGCCTACTGCATTATGTGA
- the LOC120804184 gene encoding probable G-protein coupled receptor 173 isoform X4 — translation MANQSFAIDGPGSLLAVLASQSGLARGGSSSSSSNMSAYFKLVFLGLIICVSLVGNLLVSLLVLRDRTLHKAPYFFLLDLCLADAVRSAACFPFVLVSVHNSSAWTYSALSCKVVAFMAVLFCFHAAFMLFCVAVTRYLAIAHHRFYAKRMTIWTCAAIICMVWTLAVAMAFPPVFDVGTYKFIRDEDQCIFEHRYLKTNDTLGFMLMLAVVVLATHGFYAKLLLFEYRHRKMKPVQLVPAISQNWTFHGPGATGQAAANWIAGFGRGPMPPTLLGIRQNLHNQHRRLLGMEEVRSERRLGRMFYTITLLFLVLWAPYIVACFWRVFVKSCSIPHRYLSITVWMSFAQAGVNPIFCLLLNEDLRKVLRAHLPTYWRTKQHLPQDEAYCIM, via the exons ATGGCTAACCAGAGCTTTGCCATCGATGGCCCTGGCAGTTTGCTGGCTGTGCTGGCCTCACAGAGCGGACTGGCAAGAGGcggcagcagtagcagcagcagca ATATGTCTGCCTACTTTAAGCTGGTCTTCTTGGGTTTGATCATCTGTGTCAGCCTTGTAGGCAACCTCTTGGTCTCCCTGCTGGTCCTACGAGACAGGACACTTCACAAGGCTCCCTACTTCTTTCTCCTGGACTTGTGCCTGGCCGATGCAGTTCGCTCAGCTGCCTGCTTCCCCTTTGTGCTGGTCTCCGTCCACAACAGCTCGGCCTGGACTTACAGTGCCTTGAGCTGTAAAGTCGTGGCTTTTATGGCcgtgctgttttgttttcacgCTGCCTTCATGCTGTTTTGTGTGGCTGTCACCCGCTACCTTGCCATCGCCCACCACCGATTCTACGCCAAACGCATGACCATCTGGACCTGCGCCGCCATCATTTGCATGGTGTGGACTCTGGCTGTTGCCATGGCGTTCCCACCTGTCTTTGATGTGGGGACGTACAAGTTCATCCGTGATGAGGATCAGTGTATTTTTGAACACCGCTACCTGAAGACCAACGACACCCTGGGCTTCATGCTCATGCTGGCTGTGGTGGTCCTTGCCACCCACGGTTTCTATgccaagctgctgctgtttgagtaCAGGCACCGCAAGATGAAACCTGTCCAGCTAGTGCCAGCTATCAGCCAGAACTGGACCTTCCATGGTCCTGGGGCCACGGGTCAAGCTGCGGCTAACTGGATTGCAGGGTTCGGTCGTGGTCCCATGCCGCCCACTCTGTTGGGCATCAGGCAAAATTTACACAATCAACACCGGCGGCTGCTCGGGATGGAAGAGGTGAGGTCAGAAAGGAGGCTGGGCAGGATGTTCTACACCATCACCCTGCTCTTCCTGGTCCTCTGGGCTCCCTACATCGTGGCGTGCTTCTGGAGGGTGTTCGTCAAGTCCTGCAGCATCCCTCACAGGTACCTCTCCATCACAGTGTGGATGAGCTTCGCCCAGGCTGGAGTCAACCCCATCTTCTGTCTCCTGCTCAATGAGGACCTGAGAAAAGTGCTGAGAGCTCACCTGCCTACCTACTGGAGGACTAAACAACACCTGCCCCAGGATGAGGCCTACTGCATTATGTGA